Genomic window (Candidatus Paceibacterota bacterium):
CCACCCCTCGCCTTTCTCGGCCTACAACGGTTTTTTTGGCTGCAAGCATTTTAGTCAGGCGAATGAGTATTTGAAGAAAAATGGAGCGGATGAGATAAGTTGGAAATAAAAAAATTGGAAAGATAAAATAAATTTTTTACTCAATAAACATATAATCATAGTGAATAATCGGCTTGGAATTTTTAGTTCCAATCAATTCCTGGGCTTTTTCATGGCCGTATTGAGCCACACCGAAGCCGATCTTTTCAGCCTTTTCATTTTTAATTTCAATAATATCCCCTTTGCTAAATTTTCCTTCAACTTTGGTGATACCGATAGGCAAAAGACTAATGATTTTATTTTTATCATTAAAAATCCCCTCTGTGCAATCGTTTACATAGACACTTCCTTTAGCCAAGCCCTCTGAATGGGCA
Coding sequences:
- a CDS encoding glutamate 5-kinase — encoded protein: AHSEGLAKGSVYVNDCTEGIFNDKNKIISLLPIGITKVEGKFSKGDIIEIKNEKAEKIGFGVAQYGHEKAQELIGTKNSKPIIHYDYMFIE